A window of Bacteroidota bacterium contains these coding sequences:
- a CDS encoding glycosyltransferase family 2 protein translates to MKTLEIIFWIFLFVIFYSYLGYGILLFVIIKIRRAMGFAKEFKGNEDYEPEVTLFVAAYNEKDYVDAKVKNSKSLNYPQEKVKQLWVTDGSNDGTPEILKKYEGLDVYHEDKRGGKIGAMNRGIKFVTTPIIIFSDGNTELGKESIKEIVKLFRDPKVGCVSGEKRIKQKDSEAAAGAGEGIYWKYESTLKKWDAELHSVVGAAGELFAVRTELWQDVEKDTLLDDFIISLRIAAKGYTIQYNPNAYAIETASANVKEELKRKIRISAGGIQSILRLKELLNPFKYGVLSFQYISHRVLRWSITPLFLLLVIPINLALALGFGIFTPNIYSILFLGQIFFYFASLIGWMLENKKIKIKIFFIPYYFFIMNLSVFLGFNRFIKGSQSVNWERAKRGK, encoded by the coding sequence ATGAAAACACTTGAAATTATTTTTTGGATATTTTTATTTGTAATTTTCTATTCCTATTTAGGATATGGAATTTTGCTTTTCGTAATAATAAAAATTAGAAGAGCAATGGGATTTGCAAAGGAATTTAAAGGCAATGAAGATTACGAGCCAGAGGTTACACTTTTTGTAGCAGCATATAACGAAAAAGATTATGTTGATGCAAAAGTTAAAAACTCAAAAAGCCTAAACTACCCCCAAGAAAAAGTAAAACAATTATGGGTAACAGACGGTTCTAATGATGGAACACCTGAAATTTTAAAAAAATACGAAGGATTAGATGTTTATCATGAAGATAAAAGAGGAGGGAAAATCGGTGCTATGAACCGTGGAATTAAATTTGTTACAACACCAATAATTATTTTTTCCGATGGCAATACCGAACTTGGAAAAGAATCGATAAAAGAAATTGTCAAACTTTTTAGAGACCCAAAAGTAGGATGTGTTTCGGGAGAAAAGCGAATTAAACAAAAAGACTCAGAAGCAGCAGCAGGTGCAGGAGAAGGTATTTATTGGAAATATGAATCGACATTAAAAAAATGGGATGCTGAACTACATTCAGTAGTAGGAGCAGCAGGTGAACTTTTTGCCGTACGAACAGAACTATGGCAAGATGTTGAAAAAGATACTCTTTTGGATGATTTCATTATTTCATTAAGAATTGCAGCCAAAGGATATACAATTCAATACAATCCAAATGCTTACGCCATTGAAACAGCATCGGCAAATGTAAAAGAAGAACTAAAACGAAAAATAAGAATATCAGCAGGTGGGATTCAATCCATTCTTAGATTAAAGGAATTATTAAATCCATTTAAATATGGAGTACTATCATTTCAATATATTTCTCATAGAGTTTTAAGGTGGTCAATCACTCCGCTCTTTCTACTTTTGGTAATTCCAATAAATCTTGCATTAGCCTTAGGATTTGGAATTTTTACACCAAACATTTATTCAATTCTTTTCCTTGGGCAAATATTCTTTTATTTTGCTTCATTAATAGGTTGGATGCTTGAAAACAAAAAAATCAAAATCAAAATATTTTTTATTCCTTATTACTTTTTCATCATGAACTTATCAGTCTTTTTAGGT
- a CDS encoding sulfotransferase, which translates to MTIEKLKYPNFLIIGAGKSGTTSVYNYLKQHPDVFMSPVKEPDFFALEGQAPIDPKDDPEQLYYYPWATYKLSDYKKLFENVKNEKAVGEASTMYLYKQDTHLRIKKYAADVKMIAIFRDPVKRLYSRYLHLARENRLPSENFNDAFDRNSIWWRRDDLVQEGFFYSHLKKYFDTFDRSQFKILLHEDLINDSKGVIKSIYQFLEIDDSFKPRTDIRYNESGFVKNKLKDMIIGQESIIRKSVEKISPKLVQKIRSSASMQKIVTKARSKNLEKPKLQAEIRKRMINEIYKEEILKFQDLIDRNLSKWLE; encoded by the coding sequence ATGACAATAGAAAAATTAAAATATCCAAATTTTTTAATAATCGGAGCAGGTAAATCAGGTACAACCTCAGTTTATAATTATTTAAAACAACATCCTGATGTTTTTATGAGTCCTGTCAAAGAACCCGACTTTTTTGCTCTTGAAGGACAAGCTCCTATTGACCCAAAAGATGACCCCGAACAATTATATTATTATCCTTGGGCAACATACAAACTTAGCGACTATAAAAAACTTTTTGAAAATGTTAAGAATGAAAAGGCTGTTGGTGAAGCATCTACAATGTATTTATACAAACAAGATACGCACCTAAGAATTAAAAAATATGCAGCTGATGTAAAAATGATAGCCATTTTCCGAGACCCTGTAAAACGTTTGTACTCAAGATATTTGCATCTCGCAAGAGAAAATCGTTTGCCATCGGAAAACTTTAACGATGCTTTTGACAGAAATTCAATTTGGTGGAGAAGAGATGACCTTGTACAAGAAGGATTTTTCTATTCTCATTTAAAAAAATATTTTGACACATTCGACCGCAGTCAATTCAAAATTTTATTACATGAAGATTTGATAAATGATAGCAAAGGAGTTATTAAAAGTATATATCAATTTTTGGAGATTGACGATTCATTCAAACCGAGAACTGACATAAGATACAATGAATCGGGATTTGTAAAAAACAAGTTAAAAGATATGATTATTGGTCAGGAAAGTATTATCAGGAAATCTGTTGAAAAAATATCTCCCAAACTTGTTCAAAAAATAAGGAGCTCTGCATCAATGCAAAAAATTGTTACAAAAGCAAGAAGTAAAAATCTTGAAAAGCCAAAACTACAAGCTGAGATTCGTAAACGAATGATTAATGAAATTTATAAAGAAGAAATTTTAAAATTTCAAGATCTTATTGACAGAAATTTATCAAAATGGTTAGAATAA